The following coding sequences lie in one Trichoderma breve strain T069 chromosome 1, whole genome shotgun sequence genomic window:
- a CDS encoding CFEM domain-containing protein: MSSEDFDHLIPQIPSCALNCLTTLIHNTSCTFGDLPCMCGDEEYFDAGTICVRAHCMMSEALKTMNLTQTACGRPYRDESGQYTSMNIASGVVTILLVIVRLLFKRYLSDNGQIGPDDWVIFAAIVISVPAIIINQVGLVGHGIGKDIWTLPAPELPLFAKFFFIGEVFYLVQMSLVKLSLSLFYLYVFPGPNIRRLLIGTAIFNIVFGVVFVITAMTQCVPLDYYWAQYYDHPPKGRCFDLNAFAWANAGLGLAVDVWMIILPLIQIKRLNLHWKKKIGVVVMFILGTFVSIISLLRLKSVIFFAELINPTWDQWNVAWWSTMEVNIGIICTCLPTVRLILQRMFPKILSSGDEQSNDARLSRTGGTASRGETQRPTFLVELSTTTLATDARSSYKHFDN; encoded by the exons ATGTCATCGGAGGACTTTGACCACTTAATCCCACAGATCCCATCTTGCGCT CTGAACTGCTTGACAACGCTTATCCACAACACATCATGTACTTTTGGCGATCTGCCATGCATGTGTGGCGATGAAGAGTATTTTGACGCCGGGACAATATGCGTCAGGGCGCATTGCATGATGTCGGAAGCCTTGA AGACAATGAATCTCACGCAAACAGCCTGTGGCCGGCCTTATAGAGATGAATCGGGACAGTACACTTCAATGAATATCGCCTCTGGTGTTGTCACCATTCTTCTCGTTATTGTGCGCTTATTATTCAAACGGTATCTTAGCGACAATGGACAGATCGGACCAGATGATTGGGTCATCTTTGCCGCCATCGTCATTTCCGTCCCTGCAATCATTATTAACCAGGTCGGTCTCGTCGGCCATGGCATAGGAAAAGACATTTGGACTTTACCAGCGCCCGAGCTTCCCCTCTTTGCAAAGTTCTTTTTCATCGGGGAGGTCTTCTATCTCGTTCAAATGTCCTTGGTCAAGCTCAGCCTATCGCTCTTCTACCTCTACGTCTTCCCAGGGCCAAACATTCGGCGTCTGTTAATCGGAACGGCCATTTTCAATATCGTGTTTGGAGTTGTTTTTGTCATTACCGCCATGACTCAATGCGTACCGCTCGATTATTATTGGGCACAATACTACGATCACCCTCCCAAGGGAAGATGTTTCGACTTGAACGCATTCGCTTGGGCAAATGCAGGGTTAGGTTTGGCGGTAGACGTGTGGATGATCATACTGCCCTTGATACAGATCAAAAGGCTGAATCTccactggaagaagaagattggagTCGTTGTCATGTTCATTCTAGGAACTTT TGTGAGCATTATATCGCTTCTCCGCCTTAAATCGGTCATATTCTTCGCTGAACTCATCAATCCAACCTGGGATCAATGGAATGTCGCTTGGTGGTCGACAATGGAGGTCAACATTGGGATCATCTGCACTTGCTTACCGACCGTTCGCCTGATTCTCCAGCGCATGTTCCCCAAGATACTATCATCTGGTGATGAGCAGAGTAACGATGCCAGATTATCCAGGACTGGAGGCACTGCTTCCCGAGGAGAAACACAACGACCGACTTTTCTCGTAGAGTTATCAACGACCACGCTTGCGACGGATGCGCGATCCAGTTACAAGCATTTTGATAACTAA
- a CDS encoding cutinase domain-containing protein, with protein MRSLALFTALLAGHAFAYPKPVSQSPSRRDWPSINEFLTELAEIMPIGDTVSAACDLIGDAEDVAADLFDISNTENDACGDVTVLFARGTCDPGNVGVLVGPWFFNSLETALSNKRVGVKGVPYPASVQGFLSGSVQPGIDMANQIKSVISSCPNTKLVLGGYSQGSMVVHNAASNLDAATMAKVSAVVLFGDPYNGRPVANYDASKVLVVCHDGDNICQGGDFILLPHLTYAEDADTAAAFVKPLVS; from the exons ATGCGGTCCCTTGCCCTTTTCACAGCCCTCTTGGCAGGCCATGCCTTTGCATACCCCAAACCCGTCTCCCAGTCCCCTAGTCGTCGAGACTGGCCGTCTATCAATGAGTTCCTCACTGAGCTGGCAGAGATTATGCCCATTGGGGATACCGTCTCAGCTGCCTGTGATCTTATCGGAGATGCTGAGGATGTTGCTGCCGACCTCTTTGACATCTCCAACACAGAAAATGATGCCTGTGGCGATGTGACTGTCTTGTTCGCTCGCGGTACTTGCGATCCCGGAAACGTCGGAGTCCTCGTTGGGCCCTGGTTCTTTAATTCGCTCGAAACCGCACTCTCAAACAAAAGAGTTGGAGTCAAAGGAGTTCCGTATCCTGCAAGCGTCCAGGGCTTTTTGTCGGGATCGGTGCAGCCAGGAATTGACAT GGCCAACCAGATCAAATCCGTCATCAGCAGCTGCCCCAACACCAAGCTCGTGCTCGGTGGCTACTCTCAAGGTAGCATGGTCGTACACAACGCAGCAAGCAACCTAGATGCTGCGACAATGGCCAAAGTCAGTGCCGTGGTACTCTTTGGTGACCCATACAACGGCAGACCTGTTGCCAACTACGACGCTTCAAAGGTTCTCGTTGTCTGCCACGACGGAGACAACATCTGCCAGGGCGGTGATTTCATCCTGCTGCCTCATTTGACGTATGCTGAGGACGCGGATACAGCAGCTGCTTTTGTTAAGCCACTTGTTTCTTGA
- a CDS encoding NAD dependent epimerase/dehydratase family domain-containing protein gives MAGDLVLLTGATGMIGFKTLVEVVKAGYKVRVAVRNQAGYDRITGLKPLAPYVSQLESIIVPEITVPGAYDEAVKGVKYVIHVASPLALPVEGDEAYQTQIIQPAIQGTVGILESANKVSGIEKIVITASVLSVASIVAMATGTKVNEETRATSTEGPFASSIFAYEASKALAFQATEKFIAEKKPAFDVINILPVFVVGRDDTVTDVSNIAKGTNGLMMGPLLGHARDQPLLGVAVHVDDVANMHVLALKPSLKGNHDFLACAHPTEVVDWADSFEIVKKRFPEAYANGAFKFESIPRPVSVPTYVDSTKAEKALGFKFKSFEELTVSVVEHYLELIGSK, from the exons ATGGCTGGCGATCTCGTTCTT CTCACCGGTGCCACTGGCATGATTGGCTTCAAGACCCTTGTCGAAGTCGTCAAGGCTGGCTACAAAGTCCGCGTCGCCGTCCGAAACCAAGCTGGTTACGATCGTATTACCGGCCTCAAGCCTCTTGCCCCCTATGTCTCACAGCTAGAGAGCATCATTGTGCCTGAAATCACTGTTCCCGGTGCTTATGATGAGGCTGTCAAGGGTGTGAAGTATGTTATTCACGTCGCTTCTCCCCTGGCCCTTCCGGTTGAGGGCGATGAGGCCTACCAGACTCAGATCATCCAGCCCGCCATCCAGGGCACAGTCGGCATCCTTGAGTCTGCGAACAAGGTGTCAGGCATCGAGAAGATTGTCATCACAGcttctgtcttgtctgttgCCTCCATTGTGGCCATGGCCACGGGAACCAAGGTCAATG AGGAAACTCGCGCCACTAGCACCGAGGGCCCCTTTGCCTCCAGCATCTTCGCCTACGAAGCCTCCAAGGCCCTTGCTTTCCAGGCTACCGAAAAGTTCATCGCCGAAAAGAAGCCCGCCTTCGACGTTATCAATATCCTCcccgtcttcgtcgttgGCCGCGATGACACCGTCACTGATGTTTCCAACATCGCCAAGGGCACCAATGGCTTGATGATGGGCCCTCTCCTTGGCCATGCTCGCGACCAGCCGCTCCTTGGTGTTGCCGTCCACGTCGACGATGTCGCCAACATGCACGTGCTTGCTTTGAAGCCTTCCCTCAAGGGCAACCACGACTTCCTTGCCTGCGCACATCCAACTGAAGTGGTTGACTGGGCAGACTCTTTTGAGATTGTCAAGAAGCGCTTCCCGGAGGCTTACGCTAATGGAGCATTCAAGTTCGAGTCTATTCCTCGACCTGTCTCAGTCCCGACATATGTCGACTCAACAAAGGCCGAGAAGGCTCTGGGTTTCAAGTTCAAGTCTTTTGAGGAGTTGACTGTCTCCGTTGTGGAGCACTATCTCGAGCTCATTGGCAGCAAATAA
- a CDS encoding FAD binding domain-containing protein yields the protein MAVTNFKVIIVGGGPVGLTAAHALHKAGIDFTVLERSNEIAMDVGASIALGPPTLRVLHQLGLLHQLQDIGGELVRRKLFTVDGYKFKSGDLFYGMKKSHGIRPVVFHRAEFVQFLYDQLPEEVKPNILTGKKVSDIQSGEKKVKVVCDDGSIYEGDLVLGADGVHSQTRKIMRKFAVEADPNVTWDSEMPYTASYRCLWASFKRPTAMGEACETQHKDTSVMYMTGKERGWIFLYEKLPEPTKERMSYTSEDVEAMGNRFAEYPITDNLKVKDVFPDRMTGGMSDLQEGICSNWGWGRIVLAGDAIHKMCPNAGLGYQTGLQDVVSLVNNLRRLVGSSEPSMGPSVSALEAMYKSYQSQRWDPLSHDAFISEHITRIHAWANVWYYLLGRIVLVPRFMDYLMNEWLQAPATSKALAFNFLDAEEPFEGQVPWVHPLKNIY from the exons ATGGCTGTAACTAATTTTAAGGTCATCATTGTTGGCGGTG GCCCAGTAGGACTGACAGCCGCGCACGCTCTACACAAAGCAGGCATCGATTTCACCGTTCTCGAGCGCAGCAATGAGATTGCTATGGATGTTGGTGCTAGCATCGCTCTGGGACCTCCCACTTTGCGAGTCCTTCATCAGCTTGGCTTGCTGCATCAGCTGCAGGACATTGGCGGAGAGCTAGTTCGTCGAAAATTATTCACCGTAGATGGTTACAAGTTCAAGAGCGGCGACCTGTTCTATGGTATGAAGAAAAG CCATGGCATCCGCCCTGTTGTTTTCCATCGAGCAGAGTTTGTTCAATTTCTATACGATCAACTTCCCGAAGAGGTCAAACCCAATATTTTGACGGGAAAAAAGGTCTCGGACATCCAATcgggagagaaaaaagtcaaagtTGTCTGCGACGATGGAAGCATATATGAAGGAGACTTGGTCCTTGGCGCCGATGGCGTGCATAGCCAAACTCGAAAGATTATGCGAAAATTCGCTGTGGAAGCAGACCCAAATGTCACTTGGGATTCCGAAATGCCATATACGGCATCTTATAGATGCCTTTGGGCGAGTTTCAAGAGACCGACAGCTATGGGAGAAGCATGTGAAACTCAGCACAAAGATACCTCGGTCATGTATATGACGGGCAAGGAGCGTGGCTGGATATTCCTTTATGAAAAGCTACCAGAGCCCACCAAAGAGCGCATGTCATATACCtctgaagatgttgaagcAATGGGCAACCGATTTGCCGAGTATCCCATTACGGATAACCTCAAAGTGAAGGATGTGTTCCCCGATCGGATGACGGGCGGCATGTCGGATCTCCAAGAAGGCATCTGCAGCAACTGGGGTTGGGGTCGTATCGTGCTTGCGGGAGATGCCATCCATAAAATGTGTCCTAATGCCGGCCTGGGCTATCAAACCGGACTCCAAGATGTGGTATCGTTGGTCAACAATTTGAGACGGCTGGTCGGTTCTTCGGAACCCTCAATGGGCCCCAGCGTCTCTGCCCTGGAAGCCATGTACAAGAGCTACCAAAGTCAACGATGGGATCCTCTGTCTCATGATGCATTTATATCTGAACACATTACACGCATACATGCCTGGGCTAATGTGTGGTACTATTTGTTGGGTCGCATTGTGCTGGTACCACGTTTCATGGATTATCTCATGAATGAATGGTTGCAAGCACCGGCCACGAGCAAAGCGCTAGCTTTCAACTTTCTAGATGCTGAAGAACCATTCGAAGGCCAAGTTCCCTGGGTGCACCCGctaaaaaatatttattaa
- a CDS encoding membrane-associating domain-containing protein: MFGNLEHATLRYIAFANHLMILISSTIVTGLVSWFLHKYDYRGVNIVYQEVIATITLGFWLVGAILPLIGRYRGYLAPMNLVFSYLWLTSFIFSSQDWSSGKCGFGKPGEGHCSRKKAIDAFNFIGFFFLLCNTIVEGILLRAEYATPAAAPHNKEISAGRPSDNSV, translated from the exons ATGTTCGGCAACTTGGAGCACGCTACCCTGCGATACATCGCCTTCGCCAACCACTTGATGATTCTCATCTCTTCAACCATCGTCACTGGTCTTGTCTCTTGGTTCCTCCACAAGTATGACTACCGCGGTGTTAACATCGTCTACCAGGAAGTCATC GCCACTATCACTTTGGGCTTCTGGCTCGTTGGTGCCATCTTGCCTCTCATTGGCAGATACCGTGGATACTTGGCTCCCATGAACCTGGTCTTCTCCTACCTCTGGCTCActtccttcatcttctcctctcaGGACTGGAGCAGCGGCAAGTGCGGCTTCGGCAAGCCTGGTGAGGGCCACTGCTCCCGCAAGAAGGCCATTGAcgccttcaacttcatcggATT cttcttccttctgTGCAACACTATTGTTGAGGGCATCCTTCTCCGTGCCGAGTATGCTActcccgctgctgctccccaCAACAAGGAGATCTCTGCTGGCCGCCCCTCTGACAACTCTGTCTAA